A single window of Syntrophus aciditrophicus SB DNA harbors:
- a CDS encoding PmeII family type II restriction endonuclease, whose protein sequence is MKKLGLKSVSQYVEQNIGTFHQKRIQSLDGLKLSNVLKRKNPYLFKAKYVLTAEQIIKGLVDAHVSSNEETIFGDWLEGLAIFINDKVYGGRKSGITGIDLEFDTNGTRNIVTIKSGPNWGNSSQVAKMIADFKTAKKTLRTSNSGLHIVAVNGCCYGRDNKPDKGDYFKYCGQRFWEFISGDSELFTEIIEPLGHKAKEKNDEFVKSYSQMINKFTKEFANIFCDDDGEIDWDKLVRFNSAAVVPKERK, encoded by the coding sequence ATGAAAAAACTAGGGTTGAAAAGCGTATCACAATACGTTGAACAAAACATAGGGACTTTTCATCAAAAGCGCATTCAAAGCCTTGATGGATTAAAGTTGTCGAATGTTCTTAAACGAAAAAATCCATACTTATTTAAAGCAAAATATGTATTAACCGCTGAACAGATTATCAAGGGGTTAGTGGATGCGCACGTATCATCAAATGAAGAAACCATTTTTGGTGATTGGTTGGAAGGACTTGCCATTTTTATTAATGACAAGGTCTACGGTGGACGCAAATCGGGCATTACTGGTATTGATCTTGAGTTTGACACCAACGGAACAAGAAATATTGTAACAATCAAATCGGGGCCGAATTGGGGTAATAGTTCGCAAGTAGCTAAAATGATAGCGGACTTCAAAACCGCCAAAAAAACGTTGAGAACCAGTAATTCAGGATTGCACATCGTAGCTGTAAATGGTTGCTGTTACGGCAGGGACAACAAACCAGACAAAGGAGACTATTTTAAATATTGTGGCCAGCGTTTTTGGGAGTTTATATCCGGTGATAGTGAACTGTTTACAGAAATTATCGAACCACTCGGCCACAAAGCCAAAGAGAAGAATGATGAATTCGTGAAATCGTATTCGCAGATGATTAACAAATTTACCAAAGAATTTGCGAATATATTTTGTGATGATGATGGAGAAATTGATTGGGACAAATTGGTGCGTTTTAACTCTGCAGCAGTGGTGCCAAAGGAAAGGAAATAA